TTTAGTCGCCTTCTATTGCACATTAGCAAAATACTTACAACTCATCAGACTACTCTTAAACAGTTTACTTACTATTAATTCTGAATTACAATGCAATGCACAAGCAGAATTTGTGAGTGTAAACTGTCAACTGGATTTTGCTTGACAACAACCTGTAAGAAGAAATCAAATGGAGGGTACTATGGCATTTGATGAGTTGGTATGCCTATTCTTGTGCTTGCAAACaaattaatttgaaaataatATCCGAATGTATAATAGGAATCTTCTGACATACGTTAATTTTAGGTAGCCAACTCTAAAAGTTCCATTAAgaagaaatttttcaaaagatcaTGCTATATGCTTCATGGCCATCATTCAATATATGAGACATATGCATTTGtttagaaaaataagaaaaacagcCAAAGAACACTATGAATGACACATGTACACAAAGAAAAATTTGTGTAATGGCATTTATTCTTTTATGAAGagggaaaaagagaaagaagggataattagaattgataaaatatcattaattCTGAAAAAGCATAATAAGAAAAAATGTCTATATGTATGTATCCACTTGGATGAAACATACCTTCATCTAATTCATTGCCCATGCTCGAATCTTTGACAGGAGACATTTGTTCCTCAAGTGAGGTTTTGTCCTCCACCTGATCAATTACCATAGATGATCCTCATTGCtccaacaatttttttttttggctagagAAGAATCAGGCTATCCACTGTGGACAAAAAGTCAAGCTCATCTGAATCAAGTTTAACTGTGACAGTTTTAATCTCTTGACTTTGAAAGCTATAAAGACTTAAACCTTGATTTTCCCCTTTAAACATAATTTGATCATTCTTGGTTATGGTAAATGGTCTATAAATTGTCCCTCCAACTTCGACATTAAATACTTTACTCCATGATTCAACCACTCCATATTCCTTCATCTCCCACAGAGAGCAAAGTTCAGTTGTTTCTTGAGGATAAATGACCACAAAACCAAGAGCTTCCTTATGAACAATACTCTCTACATATTCAGCTACATCGTCCTCATAATGAGGCACTGTAATTTGCTGAAAGGCTTCTTTCTCAAGATCAAAGGCCAAAATCATCGATTCATCCTCGTTGACGCGCCTATAGAACACCATCCAATGGACACAATTGTTAACGAATGCTCTAGTAAAGTAATCACACAAGAACCACGGAAAAGACTGGATTTCAACTTTTCTCCAAGAATCTCTGGTCAATGAATAAACTTCAACCTCTGTAGTTCTATCGTCATTACTACTTGACTCAGCCTTACTAGCACTAATATCCTCATCAATCTCCATTTCAATTATCTCATTGCCATCACCACCAATATCATCATGATCATCACCATCCATATAGTCATTGTCCTCATCCAAGAAATGATCATCATCTTTTTCAATGTACACAATTCTTACGATCTTATAGTCATTTGCTTGGTTGAGATAACCAAATCCAACAGCCAAGGAACTACCTAGCCTATTTGACTTCTTTATGTCAATACATGAAGAGGAAATGCACTTGTATTTTCTAATACAAGGATTCCATAAATACAAGTTCTTCCCAAAATTATATGCGCACTCATAAGTACTAAACCATAGGATGAAGAAACATGGAGGCAATGACGAGAATCAAATGTAGATGGAAGTCCCATTTTATAGGCAAAATTGGGGTCTTTAGCACaaagcaaatcagatttggcAGGGCTAAAAACCTTGATTGGACCACATAAAATGTACTCATTACCCCTTGAAGCCATAATCTggagatgattttggatgaactCGGCATTGGTGATCAAAGCATACCATGCTTTGGAGACACGCATGAGACGGATCAGCTGGAAGAAGCAACAGTATAGTAACAATCACCTCAAAAGGAAGATCTTCTTGCGCCATTGTTCTTGGATTGGAATCGAATGAGGTTGTTTGGTTTTTTATGGTTGTTAGGCTTTTAAATAGATAGCCTGAAACCTTCAACAAATCGGGTACTACGAAAACTGATTTTTGACTGATGTTTGAGGTTTGTTAAGCTTTGGAACAGGTGGGCTGAAATTGTCACTAATGCAGCTACCATGAAAACTGACTCTATATCATTTTCTCTTTCACTCTTAATCTATCTCTAGAGCTACTGTATAAATGTCTGGAACCTTAAGCTGCTGAAAGGTGAGTTATAGAGCAAGACAATTGCCTCGAAGAAGCTAAATTTTCAATCGAAATTAGTAAAGTGATAGGTTTCATTACAAACGATGCAACGCCTTGAAAAATTTGTGACAGTGGGATATAGTTGAAAATGTGAATTCTTGTTTTGTTGTGAGTCTGCTTAATGGTGTTTGAGTCAGATATCATAAATTTCTTTTATTGACTTTTTTATcttgatttgattttgcttacagccatcttttttgttaatttaagATGATACAGAGTCCGATAATATTACATTACATCACATATTTAAGTTTAAGGAATTAGATTtaccttagttattttatataatttagcatccatatataaaattttatctttcCATATATACATTATGAAAATCTGGGTTGAATACTTATCCAGTTGGTGATAAATCATTTAATGAATTCTATAATGGCCTTAATTACATATATACTCCTTTTTCCAATGTGATGAcatcatattcatttttatg
This portion of the Coffea arabica cultivar ET-39 chromosome 2e, Coffea Arabica ET-39 HiFi, whole genome shotgun sequence genome encodes:
- the LOC113729460 gene encoding F-box/kelch-repeat protein At3g06240-like, translated to MAQEDLPFEVIVTILLLLPADPSHACLQSMVCFDHQCRVHPKSSPDYGFKGTYECAYNFGKNLYLWNPCIRKYKCISSSCIDIKKSNRLGSSLAVGFGYLNQANDYKIVRIVYIEKDDDHFLDEDNDYMDGDDHDDIGGDGNEIIEMEIDEDISASKAESSSNDDRTTEVEVYSLTRDSWRKVEIQSFPWFLCDYFTRAFVNNCVHWMVFYRRVNEDESMILAFDLEKEAFQQITVPHYEDDVAEYVESIVHKEALGFVVIYPQETTELCSLWEMKEYGVVESWSKVFNVEVGGTIYRPFTITKNDQIMFKGENQGLSLYSFQSQEIKTVTVKLDSDELDFLSTVDSLILL